Proteins encoded in a region of the Mixophyes fleayi isolate aMixFle1 chromosome 5, aMixFle1.hap1, whole genome shotgun sequence genome:
- the KLF10 gene encoding Krueppel-like factor 10: MQQAMLSYTSHHLHSRIDNMGVSGSQRCEGAPWKSSEKGHFEAVEALMYMSSRWKPESKLYSDLRPITPASDLSENEDSVISTDFNTMPAFCLTPPYSPSEFEMSPSPGIKPISPAPVTEQSRPPSNSGQGLVENNSVSHQKAHVTSVIRHTADAQLYSPHPVMPKNFDGHVVSSGSAQQKSVPGVAVQKVVNKRCDPKPIKTEEVPVAPPTALQTCNSKTSTSDACFIPVQIPSPPLIVSTPIAANTVPQVPVFCQVVPFSSNNSLVTTVVTNTPAQPPAVMQPLFYMGTQVPNGRVMFVMPQPVVHNTKTVGSSSTRLSPIAPAPGVAPSEGKVTSHMDASRIRSHICSQHGCGKTYFKSSHLKAHMRTHTGEKPFSCSWEGCDRKFARSDELSRHRRTHTGEKKFACPKCDRRFMRSDHLTKHARRHLSTKKLPAWQMEVSRLSDAAMLQASAPVQ; encoded by the exons ATGCAACAAGCAATGCTCAGCTACACTTCTCATCACTTGCACAGCAGG ataGACAATATGGGAGTATCTGGAAGCCAACGATGCGAAGGAGCGCCCTGGAAATCTTCAGAGAAGGGCCACTTTGAGGCGGTGGAAGCCCTCATGTACATGAGCAGTCGCTGGAAGCCTGAGTCCAAACTTTACAGTGATTTGAGGCCAATTACTCCGGCATCTGATCTGTCTGAGAACGAGGACAGCGTGATCTCAACAGATTTCAACACCATGCCGGCCTTT tGCCTAACCCCACCGTACAGTCCTTCGGAGTTTGAAATGTCACCTTCCCCAGGCATCAAGCCTATATCTCCAGCACCAGTCACTGAACAGAGCAGGCCTCCTAGTAATTCAGGCCAAGGTTTAGTAGAAAACAATTCGGTAAGCCACCAGAAAGCCCACGTCACCAGCGTCATCCGCCATACTGCCGACGCGCAGCTCTACAGTCCGCATCCGGTTATGCCAAAGAATTTTGATGGGCACGTCGTAAGCAGCGGCAGCGCTCAGCAGAAAAGTGTACCCGGGGTGGCTGTGCAAAAGGTTGTAAATAAAAGGTGTGATCCGAAGCCTATCAAGACTGAAGAAGTACCGGTGGCGCCCCCTACTGCTCTCCAGACTTGTAATAGCAAAACAAGTACTTCCGATGCCTGCTTTATCCCAGTGCAGATCCCATCGCCACCACTGATCGTTTCCACACCGATAGCTGCAAATACTGTGCCGCAGGTGCCCGTCTTTTGTCAAGTGGTTCCTTTTTCTTCTAACAATTCTCTGGTGACCACGGTAGTAACCAACACTCCCGCTCAGCCACCAGCTGTCATGCAGCCGTTGTTTTATATGGGAACTCAGGTGCCTAATGGGAGAGTGATGTTTGTAATGCCACAGCCTGTAGTGCACAATACAAAGACTGTTGGGTCCAGCAGTACCAGACTGTCGCCAATTGCCCCTGCGCCGGGAGTTGCACCTTCTGAAGGAAAAGTTACCTCTCACATGGATGCATCCCGAATTAGAAGTCATATCTGTAGCCAGCATGGCTGTGGGAAGACCTACTTCAAGAGCTCCCACCTAAAGGCACACATGAGAACTCATACAG gagaAAAACCTTTCAGCTGTAGTTGGGAAGGTTGCGACCGAAAATTTGCTCGCTCTGATGAACTGTCTCGCCACCGTCGAACGCACACAGGAGAGAAGAAATTTGCATGTCCCAAATGTGACCGCCGGTTCATGCGCAGCGATCACTTGACCAAGCACGCACGGCGGCACCTCTCAACCAAAAAGCTCCCCGCTTGGCAGATGGAAGTGAGCAGGTTAAGCGATGCCGCTATGCTGCAGGCCTCGGCTCCTGTCCAGTGA